The Microplitis mediator isolate UGA2020A chromosome 4, iyMicMedi2.1, whole genome shotgun sequence nucleotide sequence GAGTTGATAAAAATCCTCAGCAGTTCTTCCCATTCCACGTTCTTGCATCGCTGTGGTTATTTCTGGCGTTGAATTCCAACAGTTAATGAATACCTggtaatatttagtttttttaacagaTTAATTACCATCACCATCAGCTATTGATAATAAAGATACATATGACAATTAAACGTTTAAAGTATAACTTACTTCATCACCACCAAGATGGATAACAGAGCTGGTGCCCAACAGAGCCAGAGTGTCTTTGTAAATGTCCTTCAAGACTTCTAGAGTATGGGGATTAACTGGATTAAGTTGACCACACGGTGGTTGGATACAGAAGTCTCTCCAGGGTTCTTTGTTGATGCAGACCGCGAGAGCACCCAATCCTGCAGACTCGCCCCATTCCCATCCAGCACCTGCATGAGACGGTGAGTCCAGTTCTAGGATTATTCTCACTCCTCGGTATTTCGCGTACGTCACAATATAATTCAAGTCTTCTGGACTGTATATCATTTCAGGTGAGTAAGCTCCGTACCTAGTTATCAATTAaaagcaaaataattaatagtaataatattttttcagttaCAATATCAAGCTAATGGGCATTACTGAGACATGAGCGGTCGGTTTTTAATATGAAGTGGAAAACTCTGGGTGTCAGTCGCATGCCAATGAAGAACATTCATTTTGGTGGCAGCTAATCCGTCGATGGTTCTCAGAATAGCAGGAACCGGAAGATAATTCCTGGCGGTATCGATCAAAAGTCCGCGATGAACGAATATCGGCTTGTCTTGTATCTTCGCTTGGTCAACGATCACCAGCCCTCGTGCAGTGTTTGACTTTAGAACCGGTGCGAATAATTGTGACAGAGTCTCTAGTGCATGACGAGCTCCGAAAACCGTCGACGCGGTTACGATAAcgtctattttattttctataagtcaaaaaaatttataaaaaaatggtcAATTGAACTACTGAATGGTAACAAGAATTGAACCTTTGGTAAATATTTGAAGAGTATATTCTTCGTCAGTGCTCCAGTCGAGCTCAAGACTCTCCGAAATGACCTTGGTGTGGACTTTTACTGAAGAATTCGCCTTTTCGCAGTTTTCCCCGCACATCCATCGCAGATTACCGACAAATATATCCAAGGCTTCGGATAAAAATGATCTGGTCGATCGTGGAACTTCTTGCAGACCAAAACGGACTTCATTGGGGTGAGTTGGTAGATACTGTAGGATTTatcgttttattatttatttacttgtgtaagtaaaattaatttttaagaaatattgTTTGTAAAATCGGCTCTGATTTACGATAATTTATCGTACATTTTTTCCGATGGTGATAGGTCCCGTTGGAATCGGCCAAAGACCTCCAAGTGAACCACAGACTAGACGACAAGCTGCTAACGTCGTGTGGTGACCTTTGAGCTTTAGCTGCGCTGGGTCAATGATCGAGATTGGTTTGCTCGTACGCTGGCACTGGTCATTGATACATTCAAATGTCCGGAAAAagctgataaatatatattatattttatttttattttttatagaatttcgaaactgatttcttttattatttgctTGCCACTCAGCCATAgaatgatagaaaaaaaaaataagaggtCAGTGTTAATCTCAATGTACGTAAGCAGTATGTCGATAGACAAGTaaggaattaaaattatttaccggcttgaaaatgaaaaaaaactgcaaggttttatttataaaagatgTAATTATCTTGCGCAGGTGGCCCGAGCGTTTATTATAATGACCGgtgtttttttcttatatttttttttagtattagtATATTTTAGCtcgatttgaaataattggctgatataattataacttaccTAGTTTGATGAGTACCCAGAGACGATGCATCAGCagaataataagaataagaataagacgAGACAAGAATAAGGATCCAGGCCACGACAAACTTCATTTCGAGGGTTTCAAAGTTAATGGAAGTAGAGTAGAGAAGAGTTGAATTGAAGTATATCTTTGATGATTAATCAGAGGGATAAAACAATAGACTGGCAAACAATGTTTGGTCTTTAATAAAAGGTTCTCCCAGTTAGGTTCGACGATTGTAATTGAACCTAGAATGGAAGTTCACCATCGAACTTGTAATAAGGGAAGTGTGCACTGCTACTACTAGAGCTCTCTCTCTCTCGGTGACTATTTCTCTATCTAACTGTCCCTCTTTCTCAGTACCTCGAACATAGAACAAGCGAACTGATTGTTCGCGGTTGTGTGAGCTATGTGACAATGTATAGCACAAATGGGGGAACTTTTATCCGAGTTCGCTGATTACATTTGAGTGAGTCCGTCCGATAAATTGCTATGTTTTAGAATTTcacatatatgtgtgtatgattatttaaaaacattcatttattatgtatgtaaatagttgatattattattattattaatttttttaattattattttacagacTAATTGGCCAGTGTTTAAAAGACGACTGATTTATTGCAATTTGATTGTAATTTATCTGCACACGAGATAAGAAGAATAAACAAttggataataaaaatttgctaAAAGAAATcactcaattattttttaatctttataaaaataattaaattttgataaacgattttttaaatgaatttagtttgattaaaatattattatttagaaattttggaGTACAACcatattgtattttataaagaatttaatgtaatttaaattgcgAGACCGCGTTTACTAGAACGACTGTGTAGAGTTTTAAACAACAAGAGTTGCGGTTGCCGGTCCCGCGAGAACTGAACTTGAAAGGTACCACGAGGAGACTCGTACCCTCGTCACAATTGTCTCGATCTCCTTCTAGACAATTATTTATAGCTCACTTTCTCActcatttgttttttcttcATCTTGGGTTGGAGTAGAAAGAGCTCACAACGTGTAACAAGTAACAACATCCACTACCGTTCAGTGACTTTTATTCTTCTTTTAtcttaaaactttatttttattttatttatattatgttatACTCTTACTTCGTCTTAGTGCACCAACTGGTCTGTCGCTGACCCACTGTACTGATTAACTAATCTCGGCAATTTACCTTCTCTTCCGTCACGTcattatttatagtttaacttttatatttttttttaaattcaaactaaAGGCTTTAGAAAAACTctctttaaaaatgaattttatgatgataaattacaaCTGCAACTgcattttatgatttaaagaGGAAATAATTATCTTCTTTTACTCGCATACAACTTCCTGAAGCTTAGATTgatataatcaataaaaaattatataacataaataaaaatgtttaacaATTGACATTtgtaagttaaattttaatttaaaagttatcttataatttattttttatttttttacatcgtattaacttttaattttttatttttattgtgttttagatttttttttttaactattcaaTGGAATTGTCTGTTATTTACCACAACAGTATCCTTTTCCTGGCTCCTATTAACGACGTAACTACGTGATATTAAAGTTCCGGCGTTGCAGttatgtattttcaataatatatatatatatgatatattaaatATGCGAATTGCGTGTATTTACAAGAGCttaatgacatttttttttatttaaatatagacaaAAGAAAACTCGAatgtgtaaaataataattaattagatgatgtagaaaaaaataataataatcacagAAACACATCAGCTAAATGTTATTATagaaactatatatatatgtatatatgtatatattgaacTAAACGATTCAAGTCCCATTAGTTGTTGTTTCTGTTTCCGTTTAGAGTAACATCCAGTGGCTCGTCCATGGACCTCGTGGCAGGACTGAGATCATGCTGCGGTTCACTCGTAAGATGATGATGGAACATCGGTGGTATTTGCGGATGACGTGTGGGCATTGGTGTTTTTATAGTAAGATCCATTTCAGATTCTTGGGGTCTGTCTCCTGGTGCTAAATCAACTTCAATGTCAGTTGGCGAGGCTGAATTTCTCGGTGATCCACAACCGCATTTCACTCTTTCTGGTGATTTATCGCAACTCACTGGGTACCTGATAAGTTTAAATTACACATTATTGGTATCCTGGTTTGTTGAAACACCGACGTGTGTGTAAAGTAAATAAAGATTATGGTGATGCGAGGTAATGAAGAAGATTAAAATTACCCGTGGGGTGGCAGGATCCTGTAGTCTCGGCAGATTTGATGGTTCGGATTATCAGGAAGCTTGTCCGGCGATCCCGAGGTTATTTGAGGCGGCGAAAGACCAGCAGAAGGCGGTGGAGTCAACGAATCGGATCTTTCAACTCCTGGAGCTGGTGGAGGTCGGAGAAGAAGTGGTGCGGCACTTCCTAGACCTAGACAACGCATTCTCCAGGCGTCTTGGAGAAGCTGAAGCCGCGCCTGCTTCCTCCATTTGGCTCGACGATTTTGGAACCACACCTGGATAaaagtaagtaattaattaatatatattttaaaagtgttatttaaatatatgataattaaaatgtacCTGAACTCGTGCTTCCGACAGGGAAATCCTGAGGGCAACTTCTTCACGTAAAAACACGTCAGGATAATGAGTCTTCTGGAAGAGAGACTCGAGCTCTTGGAGCTGCTGAGGGGTAAACGTCGTACGGTTGCGTCTCTGCGTCGAAaaaacaagtaaataaattaaatagaagtatgtcattatatttttaattaattactaattttaaaactacaacttatatatttttcacttttattaatcataagtttatttaaattcactgATCAACACTTcaggatgatgatgatgatgacgttTAAGTAAAGATGGAAAAGAAACGTACACTGACCTGACGCCGTCGGCCGAACATGTACTCGGTAAGAAGATCAGCTTGCGGTCCAAGTGGTGATAAATAAGGTCCAGCCATActtgcaatttttaaaattcacttATCACTTACAGAACTCAAATAacaaatgaagaaaaacataaaagaaaaaacttaaaCTTCCGGAGTTTTTATCaagataaaataacaattaactgaaaatgaTTTAGAGAAAGTTTATCAACTTTATCACGAAGGAGCATGAGTTGATAAACATAAGAAATTTGTTAGCGGTCCAAGTGATGATGTGAGACTGAACGAATCTGCGCCCTCGAGTGATAGTCAGCATCCCTCGCGACGTTGAAGGTTCACTCGGGGGTTGCGCAGTATGTCATTGGTTGAGTTTCCCACAGAGGCGGTTCTCTTGGTGGATGAGCCCACCACCCTCTTTGCTACTGGAGCATCCTCGAGAGAGAAGAAAACTCGAAGCAGGACAATGAATACCAAGCACATGCAAATCCAATACTATATAGTTATATTATTTgtctgtatatatgtaatatggTTTTAAAAGTGAGAAAGAGACCGAGAACATGGAGATGAGGGTGGCTCGCGTGCTTTTACTTTATAAGGGTAGCCAGTACCATTACCACCACCACCGCCACTACCATCACCACTTATACCTTCAAATCATTGTCTTCCTggtgcccccccccccctccccatATTATTCGTACATCTTTGCTAAGTTATTTCCATTCGATTGTGGCTCCAATTCTTCCCCATTAAACTTTCCTTTTATCTTCTCCTTCTTCTTTCAAATCCGACCGAAaaaagagaagaaaaaaattttttaaaatcccacATGGAAAATTATCTCACATTTTCACCAGCTAATAAAATCTCACCCGCGGATGGAgagatgaattaaaatttgttaataatttctgGTGGacaaagaataaaaatgacaatagATCTGAATACAAATGAAGTTGAGTTTTATAGACGGGGTAGAATTTAGTGTCTCACTCGCATCATCATCGACAAAAAACCAAGCAGAGTTAGTACGTAAAAAATAGGGGGGTGGTGGAAGAGGCGGCAGCGGAGGTGGTTGTAGTGGGACGAGAAAGTTGGGCTGGGGAAGAAGCGCACAACGCaatctttttaattatgaGAACGTGGCTTTGTATTTCATGTTTGTTTTGTTGTCAGCGCGCTACTCTATTCggctttttttatattataacgTGGCGCGGGAGGCTGATGGGTCAGGGGCGGAGGGAAACGACCGGGAGAGTAACGAAGAGAAGGAGAGCGAGTAAGTGAGATAGAGAAGAAACAGGGGGTAGAAGAGTGAGTTGAAGCCAGGGTGAGATTGCTTTAGTAATGAATTACATGGCTTGGGGCTATGTGCCTCTGTCTGATGCTTCTCTCCCGACCACCGCTACCACCGCTGTTTCCTGGACTCTCTCTCTGACTTTATTTCTATAACTCTGTAAATAacgtacatatatttttaactttgttCGTATGTTCCTTTATAAGCATAACTCTGAGAGCTttccatacatatataaacatatataccTCAGTTTTATGCTATTTCATTTGTCAGAAATTTGTGCACCAGTTACATGATGTCATTCCACCAGCTCTTTgctgtaaaatttaatttcctcaattcgttatttttattttatttcgtttacTTGCTACCAGATCTCCGACCGgacgatattttaaaaaatagtttttgatatttaaatttttttttcatggatttaaaaaaatgcgggAAAAGTTTTGAAAGTAAGTCAGGTGAAGACAGATATAAACACATCAAAGCCCTGGCAACACTATTGTTATAATGGAATCAAGATCGCCATTGATTGAGAAATACAATGTCGCCGCCCCAAAACGCCCTGGTCtctctttttctctctctcttcttGGGACATTATTAATTCCCTTGTCAAAACCTCACAACTATACCCCATTGCAATGCGCCACCGCGAGATACCCGTTCTTTACTTTCACCCCCTCAATGATGCTTTTGCTGCACGACTTGCAATCGTTTAATTTACTTCTGCCACGCCCATTTACTTTCTTATTCCCTCaagatgaaattaaaatatacaacttcttaatcaaaatataaataacaacaacaataaacaataattacaaaaaaagggAACaagtattttagttttttgtcaaaaaaaaaaaaatatgaattttgaattatcaatacaattttaattaataaacggaACAATTAACACGTGtgtactttttataaatttaaaaaaaaattaattatagtaCAGAACCAACTGGTCCCACGCGTATTTCaatctcatatttttaaaaataaaataatgcgGCACATGGTCACGGACATGGATTAAATCTTGTGATTGTGATTGCGCTAAACCTAAACAATAGCTTATACCCATTGACTATAAAAACCTACCACGTTTTTTTTCAGTCGTCCCGTCTAGTCGATCCATCAGCGGGTGGTTACACTCCCACTTTTTCTTCCTCTTTTTCTacatcacaattttttttttttttataccaacaCGTATTCTTCCGCCCCAATTCATTCATCCTCTGGATTAATTGACTTTTTCCATACTCGTTTACATACATTTAGTATACAaacatccatatatatatatttatttattaaactacgAATATTCTTCAGCGGTAATACCCACTAGTAGACTAAGTAGTATAAGCAAATCTCCAGACCTACGggatttgattaaaaattttttatcaaactcACTTGTATTGTCTTTTCAGATTAATCCATCAAATTTACGATGATTGGTACCGTACTCGAGGATAGATTAATAAAAGAGTGAAGGAAGAGTTCCGGTATCTGGCATTTTGTTGgacgtaatttaaaattttgcgGGCTTATGGTATTATTTGGCACGtgacacacacatgcacatgTATGATGACTTGATGACAAAGATGACACGAGACGTGTTGCATATGAGCAAAagagaaatttatataaattttgtggGTGTAGCGAGAGAATTTATCTCGGTTAGGACGAGGACGCTGCCAGAGACGCATCGGCGGTGGTAAAGGGTAGTCGGGGGATGAGAAAACATTAATCTAGGCATGTTTTGTAATCTCCGACCGCAGTCTATCTGCttttacattatatatatacatatttaaatgtatttgtgcatgtatatatgtatataaatgctACATAAATGCATGTAAATATAACAAGAGC carries:
- the LOC130666411 gene encoding chitooligosaccharidolytic beta-N-acetylglucosaminidase-like codes for the protein MKFVVAWILILVSSYSYSYYSADASSLGTHQTSFFRTFECINDQCQRTSKPISIIDPAQLKLKGHHTTLAACRLVCGSLGGLWPIPTGPITIGKNYLPTHPNEVRFGLQEVPRSTRSFLSEALDIFVGNLRWMCGENCEKANSSVKVHTKVISESLELDWSTDEEYTLQIFTKENKIDVIVTASTVFGARHALETLSQLFAPVLKSNTARGLVIVDQAKIQDKPIFVHRGLLIDTARNYLPVPAILRTIDGLAATKMNVLHWHATDTQSFPLHIKNRPLMSQYGAYSPEMIYSPEDLNYIVTYAKYRGVRIILELDSPSHAGAGWEWGESAGLGALAVCINKEPWRDFCIQPPCGQLNPVNPHTLEVLKDIYKDTLALLGTSSVIHLGGDEVFINCWNSTPEITTAMQERGMGRTAEDFYQLWSEFHAEQVKLIDEIKEGRIDNVLLWSSALTSPDVIEKYLDKTRFIIQTWVESGSELPSELLQRGYKLIMSTKDAWYLDHGFWGKTRYHSWRDAYNNRIPRNVGVLGGEVCMWGEYVNEGGLDSRIWPRTAAVGERLWSDSHTLRTEDVEPRLQAFRERLQVRQIYADAISPTWCAQHAKKCY